The genomic segment atcagtccAATTCTAGCATTAACAACATATGAATCGAAGAACCACAAAGAGATAGAATTCCCTAGTAGATGattaaaccattaaatcatTGAAtctaaaagcaaatcaaaagactctaaaaacacacttatatcatggttaaaaatcataaaaaccatgataactCCCATTGACTAAGATTCTTGCTTTCcctgaagcaaaaaaaatcctttgccaaggaaagaggtttgaaaacaaaaacctttagAAGCACTTATAGTCCAATTGTGAAGTATATCTTTCATTTGAAGAGGTAAAACAATCATTTGTAAGTTTTTATTAACTAACTTAACcttaaattaaaaacctatgtACCATCTTCTACATGATTTGAtgtttacaaaatttttaactaaaccatgtaaaattaaaattttagaaagaatatataaatgtatgAGTTAAAATCAATGTAGAAAGAGTTAACTCAACATATTAGTCATTCAATATTgtcaaattacatttttttaaatcccAAGGAGTTGCTAATACGAGGAAAAGTAGTCCCAAAATTCGTAGCAAATTAGTCACAAGAGAGTAGTAACATATAGTCGTAACATTTTTCAGTTACATTTTCGTCATAAATAATGACTTTTTGTGACACAAAAGTATGAGTCACAAACCAGTATTCTAGATTTATTAACTTTGAGATCTAAATACAATAATCATAAGACTTCGAAGCACTTATAGTCCAATTGTGaagtatatatttaattttaagaggtaaaacaatcatttgttaagtttttttctatCTTACATAACCTTACTTTATAAACCTATGTAACATCTTCTACTTGAtttgttgtttacaaaaattttaactaaaacatttaaaatgaaaatatttagaacGAGTATATAAGTCTGTTAGTTCAAACCAATGCAAAAAAAGTTAACTCAAAATATTAGTCATTCAATATTAtcaaattacatattttaaatccCGAGGAGTTGCTAAGAAGATGCAAAGCAGTCTCAACATTCGTAGCAAATTAGTCAAAAGAGAGTAGCAACAtagtcataaaaaaaattgttgcatCTTTGTCACAAACAGTGACTTTTTTGTGACGCACCATTATGAGTCACAAACCAATATTCTAGATTTATTAACTTTGATATCTAAATACAATAGCAATAAACATTTAGAAGCACTCGTTTAATTGTGAAGTATATCTTTCATTTtaagaggtaaaaaaaaaagtcaaactcACATAATCTTACTTTAAAAACATATGTAACATCTTCTACATGATTCGTTTTTTACAAAGATTTTATCTACAACAtgtaaactttaaatatttttaaataatatggaAATTATTAGTTCAAATCAATGCAAGAATTGTTAACTTCACATATATTCATTCAATATTATCAAATTGCAATTTTTAACTCTCGAGGAGACTCTTAGGGGATGCAAAGTAGTCGCTTTGGGGATGCAAAGTAGTCACAAGAGAGTAGCAACGTAGTCATAACATTTTTCAGTTGCATTTTCGTCACAAACGGTGACTCTTTTGTGATGCACCAGTATGAGTCACAAATCAATATTCTAGATTTATTAACTTTGAGATGTAATAAGCATTTAGAGGCACTTATACTCTAACTATGGAGTATCTCTTTCGTTTTTAAGAGGTAAAATAATCAtttggtaagtttttttttcaaatttacagAGCCTTACTAATTAAACATATGTAACATATTCTACATGATttgttcaaatatttttaaataatatggaAATTATTAGTTCAAATCAATGCAAGAATTGTTAACTTCACATATATTCATTCAATATTATCAAATTGCAATTTTTAACTCTCGAGGAGACTCTTAGGGGATGCAAAGTAGTCGCTTTGGGGATGCAAAGTAGTCACAAGAGAGTAGCAACGTATTCATAACATTTTTCAGTTGCATTTTTGTCACAAATGGTGACTCTTTTGTGATCCACCAGTATGAGTCACAAATCAATATTCTAGATTTATTAACTTTGAGATGTAATAAGCATTTAGGAGCACTTATACTCTAACTATGGAGTATCTCTTTCGTTTTTAAGAGGTAAAATAATCAtttggtaagttttttttttcaaatttacagAGCCTTACTAATTAAACATATGTAACATATTCtacatgatttgtttttttttcaaagagtttaactaaaacatgtaaaattaaaatatttataaagaatatataaatattttagttcaaataaatacaaaaatggtTAAGTCAACATATTAGTAATTCTATATTTTCAAATTGCAATTTTAAATCTGGAGGAGTTGGTAAAATGAGCCAAAGTAGTCGCAAAATTAAGACTCTTCTGTgaagatatataaaattcagtaaaaataattagtatttctCTTACGTTGCAAAATATTCGAAAAAGAGCCACTTATTTATGGCTATTTGCCGACTAAGTATATCCATCGTAAATGTGTGACTCTTTTGCATCTGTTGTTATGGTAGTCGTTAAGTAGTAACAAATGGCGTTACAAATATTTGCGACCACAAAAAGTCACAAATGTAATCCTaaaatgcatgtttttttttgtagtattggAGATGATAACTGAGTCGAATAAAATCAATGATGCTTAATTTTGGAGTGAAAATATTTAGTAAACACGTATGAAACTACATCTTGCCTTTAGTTAATgatgcttaattttttttaatattctttttaacatttttttaaaaaatggtattAACAACTTAtggtatttattttgtttttattctgaAGTGTGAAGTTGGAATTAATCTTTTTaagtttgtaaattttaagCTTTCTATTAAGATTGCCTAGACACTAAATAGAAGATCATTGCCTACACTTAGCTCCTAACAATTTCTTGAACACTTTTGAATATTGAATAATCAACTTCACTCTTTACAATgtttaatactccctctgtttcacaaagagtgtcattttgacacatcttctttgttacaaaaagagtgtcattttatgttttcaatgtagttttaaagattaaattctcttttttatcctataatttgagctaattaattagaaagagaaaatctttagtgtatttataaagggtaaaataaaaatttagaaaattttcttaatttgtgtgcattatgtcaaaatgacactctttgtgaaacagagggagtattattttAGGACTAAGATTAATATCAGGTATTCAATCCAAAAAATGAATAACTGGCTAAAAGGATGCGAATAATAAAATGACGGATATGACGATcataaatctattttttttacaactgaatttttggtattttagaCTGGAAATCCAATATTTAGGTACGAATATCTGGTATTTAGGTATGGATATCTGGTATTTTACCTGGTATTTTTGGAGAATTCATCTCTAGTGTCCCTATACCAGAAATTCATCTCTGCATTACCCCCACTTAATCTCACTACCCCTTTTTTTAACGAAAGGACGAAATTAcccctctaacaatttttaaagaatagttgtaccatatatcTCCTAGTTGCACCTTGTatagttgtaccatatatcccatagttgtaccagttgcaccatagttgtaccagttgcacctcgcatagttgtaccatatattccctagttgtaccagttgcaccctagttgtaccagttgtacCGCGCATAGTGGGATTCGAACCCTGGGCGCGCGCGCGTGCACATGgagctcacaaccactaagcTACTGTATTTTTCGTTGAAcaattacttatttaattatatttaacctaaaacaatcttcattaagggtaatattGTTCTTTTACCATTGAAggagttttgagaatttgttttgaTAGAAAGGGTGTTATGAGATTTTAGCTcgtatttttgtttctttttatgtgCAAGTCTTCGAATATTCACGGACAATCAGATTTTTAATGGATATCCAAAATTTTTGGATACGGATATTAAAATCATAGATATTACTGATATGAATACATATATGGATATCCTGAAATCCCCAAATATCCGCTCGCCTAATACATATACCAAACTAATGACCTCCATGAATTTTTTCAGTATAATCAACGGATATTTTGGGTACTACTGGCTTTGTGAGCAATATAAAGGTGGTTCCGAAGCCGTTGGGCACAACCCGCCTTCTCGACTATATAAACACGGACCATTGGAAATAAAAACAACGATTGAAAAAGACATGTGATTGGATTACTTATTCTTGTAGAGgaagaaaaatgatttaatcTTTGAGGCCGTTATGAAGCAAATCAATGAGAACATCCATTTCATGTTTCTTGAGAGAGAAGCCAACCTCCACACCGCCATTTCCATCTCTACTCTCCGCCAAGGAAATCGCTTCGCCTTGATCAATCGATACAACCACCACTTTCTCCGGTCTTCCCCACCCGAAATCCAACCCGTATACTCCGAACCGGGTCGAACCCGCAACAGACAGAAGCTGTGCTCCTGGTGGAAGAGTCATAAATGCTCCCAAAATCTCTGGGATCTTCCATGCTGTACTCTCATCCAATGCCTCAACCAAATCACTAACCATACTCGCAGCAGCTAAAAACCCTTCTTTACTCATAAAAGTCTCTGCCTTAAACGGCATTTTAAAAGAAGCAGAGACACAATTGCCGAAATAACTCGATGGAACCGGTGGAACCATGAGACTTCGACAATCCACCGCGAACCCGAACCCGACTGGTCTATTCGGATCACCGCCTCTAGCTTTGATCATACACGTCAAAACGTACGAGTAAACAATCACAAACGTGGATAAGCGAAGCTCCTTTGGtgaagatgaaacagaggattCTCTCTTGAGTTGTTCTCTAAGATTTTGAATGTCTTCTTTGGTGAGATTGAGAGTGTACCGGACGACGTGGGGACCTATCTCCGGCGACCACAAGAGCTTTAAACTCTTGGGGTTTTCTGGTTCTTTACCGCCGGTGAACATTTTGGCTACTGAGTGCCAAGCGTTCAGGATCTCTGTATCCAAATCCGTCGGGCTTTTTATGACCGTGCGGTCGTAACTTGGGGTTAAATCCTCCGGTAGAGAAGAATCTTGATTTATACATGCGTGCGCCCAAGATTTGAGAAACATGGTTGTTGTTTTTCCATCTAAAACGGCATGGTGTGCGTTTATGCCGATGCAGAACCCTTGGTTTGGAAATAACGTGACTTGCAACGACACGGCAGAGGCGGAGTCGTCGGTGACACGTAACTCGGGGACGAACGGGTATAGCTCGGCGGTGGGGTATGGTTTGTTTCCGGTTAAACGTGAGAAGTCGGCGTTTGACTCGGCGACGGTGAATGAAACGGCATCGTTTGGGGAGTAGACGATGCTTGGTTTGGTGTCAAGTTGTTCCCAAACGAGTTTGCCGGCGAGTGGGAGATAGTGAGAGAGGGATGAGGACAGAGAGGTTTTGAGATTGGGGACGATGACTGAGTCGAAGAAAGGGCGAGTTGCGTCGGTGAGTCTGTAGAAGATGACTCGTTCGACGGGGTGGAGTTTGTACCAGAATAAGTCGAAGAAGGTGAGTGGGAGAGTTACTGACTCGGACGAGTCGGGGTTTGTAGGGGTGACTCGTGCCACCTCAATGATATTACGTGATGAAACCATTTCTTTGGTCACCATTATGTGTTGTGAGATTGATTACTCATCCgatgatgataatatatatatacggtgGATAGGAATTTGttatcacaaaaacaaaaaaatgataggAGGAATTCAATTTTGTCTCAAACAAGAAGATAAtaacaattaataaatatattaacaaaacaataaacagaAAGGATAACAAAAAAGATCTAGAAGTACGTATTGAAGTATGAATTCAAGCTGGTCAAATGGTGCACAAAAAAGGAGAGACTTATATTAACCTGGTCAATGGtaaatgattttcaaaaagaatattagatgtatttccttttattttttggtcaaaaatatCTT from the Camelina sativa cultivar DH55 chromosome 12, Cs, whole genome shotgun sequence genome contains:
- the LOC104732934 gene encoding phenolic glucoside malonyltransferase 1-like, coding for MVTKEMVSSRNIIEVARVTPTNPDSSESVTLPLTFFDLFWYKLHPVERVIFYRLTDATRPFFDSVIVPNLKTSLSSSLSHYLPLAGKLVWEQLDTKPSIVYSPNDAVSFTVAESNADFSRLTGNKPYPTAELYPFVPELRVTDDSASAVSLQVTLFPNQGFCIGINAHHAVLDGKTTTMFLKSWAHACINQDSSLPEDLTPSYDRTVIKSPTDLDTEILNAWHSVAKMFTGGKEPENPKSLKLLWSPEIGPHVVRYTLNLTKEDIQNLREQLKRESSVSSSPKELRLSTFVIVYSYVLTCMIKARGGDPNRPVGFGFAVDCRSLMVPPVPSSYFGNCVSASFKMPFKAETFMSKEGFLAAASMVSDLVEALDESTAWKIPEILGAFMTLPPGAQLLSVAGSTRFGVYGLDFGWGRPEKVVVVSIDQGEAISLAESRDGNGGVEVGFSLKKHEMDVLIDLLHNGLKD